The genome window CGTTCCCAAAATGAACCTGGATGATGTGTTCGAGAAAAAAGATGATATCGCCGATGCCGTCAAGCGCGAACTCACGACCGTGATGGATGACTTCGGCTACGCCATCATTAAAGCGCTGGTGACTGATGTGGACCCGGACCCCAAGGTCAAATCGGCCATGAACGATATCAATGCCGCGCAGCGCGAGCAGGTTGCCGCCCAGGCGCGCGGCGAGGCGGAAAAGATCCTCAAGGTCAAGCAGGCCGAGGCCGAAGCCGAGAGCAAAGCCCTGCAGGGCAAGGGTATTGCCAATCAGCGCAAAGCCATCATTGACGGGCTGCGTGAATCGGTGGAAGCGTTTAAGCAGAGCATCGAGGGCGCGACGG of Terriglobales bacterium contains these proteins:
- a CDS encoding SPFH domain-containing protein, whose product is VPKMNLDDVFEKKDDIADAVKRELTTVMDDFGYAIIKALVTDVDPDPKVKSAMNDINAAQREQVAAQARGEAEKILKVKQAEAEAESKALQGKGIANQRKAIIDGLRESVEAFKQSIEGATAKDVMALVLMTQYFDTLKEIGAQDKSNTIFMPNSPSAMSDYLQQIMSVVVGNQVSDQTKAATAGVQRPE